Proteins from one Halovivax limisalsi genomic window:
- a CDS encoding DUF555 domain-containing protein: MSNYLVAMEAAWLVRDVAGVDDAIGVAVSEAGRRLNEEGMEYVEVEVGATGCPACGEPFDSAFIAAETALVGLALEMDVFNADSEEHASRIAKSEVGGALRDVPLDVVEVFEEPEDEA; this comes from the coding sequence ATGAGCAACTACCTCGTGGCGATGGAAGCCGCCTGGCTCGTTCGGGACGTAGCGGGTGTCGACGACGCCATCGGCGTCGCAGTCAGCGAAGCCGGTCGACGGCTGAATGAGGAAGGAATGGAGTACGTGGAGGTGGAGGTCGGCGCGACGGGGTGTCCGGCGTGTGGCGAACCGTTCGATTCGGCGTTCATCGCGGCCGAGACCGCGCTCGTCGGGCTCGCGCTCGAGATGGACGTCTTCAACGCCGACAGCGAGGAACACGCCTCCCGCATCGCAAAGAGCGAGGTCGGCGGTGCGCTCAGGGACGTTCCGCTCGACGTCGTCGAGGTGTTCGAAGAGCCGGAAGACGAGGCCTGA